Proteins encoded in a region of the Cryomorphaceae bacterium genome:
- a CDS encoding PD-(D/E)XK nuclease family protein — protein sequence MNQPFLARVASHLLHIATKPLHRYAVVLPSRRAAVYFRKHLAAQLKEPHFAPHIFTLDHFVEQLTPLKPADRMELLFLLFQSYRAVWQTDAENFGRFLKWAPLALRDFSEVDAYMIDSQSFFRDLTNLKELDEWSLNEDSLTDNQQQYAWFWKKLGALYTHFTELLKNNGVAYQGLMFRDAAGRVDERRSELPYEHILFAGFNALSASEKKIMQRLQDIQKATVLWDSDAYFANYPGHEADLFMKRNRRDFDGDFLWQDHALEKNPHEIEIAAAPNELAQCDWMAQLLRQNPNVQNTAIVLADEKLLPAVLQALPEESGPVNVTMGFPTAQSPAHSLFNLLFEWLESLERDEVFHYRLIFRLLLHPYLQLSRSFANDVQQMLNHFRQENRVMLSVQDLLENCEHEETRAFLQSLILGRGTHSAYLHAAQQLLQGVLTPLSEQEGFAMEKEYLFHYLKVIRRLELLAAKFPEVLEREAFPTLFQSLAAGEKLNLVGEPLTGLQVMGMLETRALDFDRLIVLTCNEHTMPGSGSRQSLIPFELKKFHRLPTHQEHEAIFAYHFYRLLTRSKHTTLLYSTNQDAWHGSERSRYLEQITHDWQALPNITLKHRVIQIADSKLPFASAEVIKTPAVLQSLKERCERGLSPSALMKYLECPLDFYHYYVLGYNEPDELEETIEASTLGSVVHKVLEDIYKPFEGGKNLETTHLEAAFDHADEMCKEQFSVIYSKDGVDSGLNHLIFNVASGFVKRFLTHEIDRLKRFEKPNKAVQIKSLELELKHHLTIETAIGSVAVNLRGNADRVDVCDGVLRIIDYKTGKVEQKDVSVSSPEDLIEKTGLTKALQLMTYAWMYRGEHNYLGSLQVGNISMRNLEPWLLPVKWSNANVLLPEHTNEFENILRQLLEEMFDSSKPFRHASKARYCVFCRAESEGSDQEGSSSTEDSG from the coding sequence AGACGCAGAAAACTTCGGCAGGTTTCTGAAATGGGCTCCCCTGGCACTGCGCGATTTTAGCGAGGTAGATGCATATATGATTGACAGCCAAAGCTTTTTCAGAGACCTCACCAACCTCAAAGAACTCGACGAATGGAGCCTCAACGAGGACTCGCTCACAGACAATCAACAACAATACGCGTGGTTCTGGAAAAAACTGGGGGCACTCTACACGCATTTTACTGAACTTCTCAAAAACAATGGAGTGGCCTATCAGGGTCTCATGTTTCGCGATGCCGCAGGCCGGGTGGACGAACGCCGGAGCGAGCTCCCGTACGAGCACATCCTTTTTGCGGGTTTCAACGCCCTTTCGGCCTCCGAAAAGAAAATCATGCAGCGCTTACAGGACATCCAAAAAGCTACCGTTCTATGGGACAGCGACGCGTACTTTGCCAACTACCCGGGACACGAGGCCGATCTGTTTATGAAGCGCAACCGCCGCGATTTTGACGGTGATTTTTTATGGCAGGACCATGCTCTTGAAAAAAACCCGCATGAAATAGAAATTGCAGCCGCCCCCAATGAACTTGCACAGTGCGACTGGATGGCGCAATTGCTGCGCCAAAACCCCAATGTGCAAAATACCGCCATTGTACTGGCCGACGAAAAACTACTTCCGGCCGTGCTGCAGGCACTTCCGGAGGAGAGCGGGCCGGTAAATGTAACCATGGGGTTTCCCACAGCACAAAGTCCGGCGCACAGCCTGTTTAACTTGTTGTTTGAGTGGCTCGAGTCGCTTGAACGCGATGAAGTATTTCACTACCGGTTGATATTTAGACTATTGCTTCACCCGTATTTACAGCTTTCGCGCTCCTTTGCCAACGATGTGCAACAGATGCTCAACCATTTCAGGCAGGAGAACCGCGTGATGCTGAGCGTGCAAGATCTGTTGGAAAACTGCGAGCACGAAGAAACGCGCGCATTCCTTCAATCGCTGATTTTGGGCCGAGGCACCCACAGCGCATATCTCCATGCCGCACAGCAATTGCTTCAGGGCGTATTAACGCCGCTCTCTGAGCAGGAGGGCTTTGCAATGGAAAAGGAATACCTTTTTCACTACCTCAAGGTAATCCGGCGGTTGGAATTGCTGGCGGCAAAATTCCCAGAGGTGTTGGAGCGAGAGGCCTTTCCCACGCTTTTTCAATCGCTTGCCGCCGGCGAAAAGCTCAACCTGGTGGGTGAACCGCTCACAGGGCTTCAGGTGATGGGAATGCTGGAAACCCGTGCGCTCGATTTTGACCGCCTGATCGTTCTCACCTGCAACGAACACACCATGCCCGGCAGTGGAAGCAGGCAAAGCCTCATTCCCTTTGAACTCAAAAAATTTCACCGGCTGCCCACACACCAGGAGCACGAAGCCATTTTCGCCTACCACTTTTACCGCTTGCTTACCCGAAGCAAACACACCACGCTTTTGTACAGCACCAATCAGGACGCTTGGCACGGCTCAGAGCGCAGTCGCTACCTGGAGCAAATCACCCACGATTGGCAAGCGCTGCCCAATATCACCCTCAAGCATCGCGTGATTCAAATTGCCGACAGCAAACTGCCTTTCGCTTCGGCCGAGGTCATCAAAACCCCTGCGGTGTTGCAGTCACTCAAAGAAAGGTGCGAGCGCGGATTGTCGCCATCGGCCCTGATGAAATACCTGGAATGTCCGCTCGACTTTTATCACTACTACGTGCTGGGCTACAATGAGCCCGACGAGCTGGAAGAAACCATTGAGGCCTCTACACTGGGTAGTGTAGTACACAAGGTGCTCGAAGACATTTACAAGCCTTTTGAAGGAGGAAAAAACCTGGAAACCACCCACCTTGAAGCCGCTTTTGACCACGCCGATGAGATGTGCAAGGAGCAGTTCAGCGTCATCTACAGCAAGGACGGTGTGGACAGCGGTTTGAATCACCTTATTTTTAACGTGGCATCGGGATTTGTAAAGCGATTTCTCACACATGAAATTGACAGGTTGAAGCGTTTCGAAAAACCCAACAAGGCCGTACAGATCAAAAGCCTGGAGCTGGAACTGAAACACCATTTGACCATAGAGACCGCCATCGGTTCGGTTGCCGTAAACCTGCGAGGAAACGCCGATCGCGTGGATGTGTGCGACGGTGTTCTGCGGATTATTGACTACAAAACCGGCAAGGTGGAGCAGAAAGACGTTTCTGTTTCTTCACCCGAAGACCTTATCGAAAAAACGGGATTGACCAAGGCTTTGCAGTTAATGACGTACGCGTGGATGTACCGCGGCGAGCACAATTACCTGGGCTCACTGCAGGTGGGAAATATCTCCATGCGCAACCTGGAGCCGTGGCTGCTCCCGGTAAAATGGAGCAATGCAAATGTGCTGCTTCCAGAGCACACCAACGAATTTGAGAACATCCTGCGCCAACTTCTGGAAGAAATGTTTGATTCGTCCAAGCCCTTTAGGCACGCCAGTAAAGCACGCTATTGTGTGTTTTGCCGCGCTGAAAGTGAAGGAAGTGACCAGGAGGGAAGTTCCTCAACCGAAGATTCAGGCTAA